The genomic window GTGTGTTCAAAGGAATTAAAGAGCTAAGACCCGCGCATGCGCTTATTTTTTCAAGAAACGGTTTAAAGACATATCGTTATTGGAACGTAAAGAGTGAATTTCACACAGATAGTTTAGAAGAAACAGTAGAAAAAGTTCGGTACTTTGTAACAGATGCTGTCAAAAGACAGCTCTTTTCAGATGTTCCTTTATGTACATTTTTATCGGGTGGAGTTGATTCAAGCGCGATAACTGCGATTGCCGCAAATGAATTTAAAAACGATGGGAAAGGGAGATTGCACACGTATTCCATCGAATACGAAGGAAATGACCAGTACTTTAAAGCGAATGAATTTCAGCCGAATTCAGATGAGCCGTGGATTCAAAAAATGTCAGAATCCTTTGAAACGATTCATCATCGCTGTGTGATTTCTCATGAACAGCTGGCAGACTTGCTAATTGAAGCTGTCTATGTAAGAGATCTGCCCGGAATGGCCGATATTGATTCTTCGCTTCTTTGGTTTTGCCGCGAAATCAAGAAAGATTTCGTTGTCAGCTTATCTGGAGAATGTGCAGATGAAATATTTGGGGGATACCCGTGGTTTCACCGAACAGCAGATTTAAATCGCTCAGGCTTTCCATGGATGAGGTCTACAGAGGCGAGGGAATGCCTTTTGAAAGAACATTGGAGAAACAAATTGAACATCCGGGATTACACTTTAGCAAAGTATCAGGAAACAGTATTAGAAACTCCCCGGCTGGAAGGGGAAGGAACAGAAGATGCAAAACGCAGGGAATTGTTTTATATAAATAAAATTTGGTTTATGACAACTCTTTTAGACAGAAAAGACAGGATGAGCATGGGAGCAAGCCTCGAAGTCAGGGTGCCTTTTGCAGACCATCGCCTCGTGGAATACGTATGGAATATCCCTTGGGAAATGAAAATGTACGGCAACCGGGAAAAAGGCATATTAAGAAAAGCATTAGAAGGAATTTTGCCCGAAGAAGTTCTTTACCGGAAAAAGAGCCCTTACCCGAAAACCCACCACCCGAAATATACAAAGGCAGTGAAGGAATTATTAGAGGATAGCCTTAAAGACAAAAGTTCCGCACTATATGAGTTTTTTGACCAAAAACAGTTAAGAAATATAATTGAAACGGAAGGGGTTGCCTTTAAAGTTCCTTGGTTCGGGCAGCTAATGACGGGTCCTCAGCTATTGGCTTATCTGGCTCAGGTTCATATTTGGTTTAAAGATTACAAAATTAATATTGTTGATTAATCGAAATTTTTTCGCTCCCATATGTTTTTATAAAAACAAAAAGAGGCGGCTTGGTATTGAGCCCGCCTCTATTTCAATTAAAATTTAAAAATTGCGTATTCATACGCTTTTAAGGGGATATAATGATGTTCTGCTTCAGATGCAAATACCGTTCCATCTAACAGATTTGTGACTTTTTTTCCTTTTAAATTGAATGGGATCGAAAATTTAGCTTCATTTCCGGAAGAATTTAAGACTACAAATACACTTTCCTCTCCATTTGACTTTATGAACGATACACAGCTGTTATTTTCAGCCGGTGTTAAAAATTTAATTTGTCCTTCATTACTGAGCAGTTTTTCTTCAGAACGAAGCTTAATGAGGCGCTGGACATGCTTGAACAAATCTCTATTTTGGTGTTCCTTTTCCCATTGCATGCATTTTCGGCACCCTGGATCCATTTCTCCTGTTAATCCGATTTCATCCCCGTAATAGATGCAAGGTGTTCCAATAAATGTAAGTAAGAAAGCAAAAATCAATTTAACCTTGTCTGCATTTTCCCCGCATTCTGTCAATATTCTCGGAGTATCGTGGCTTCCGATAAGATTAAATGCAGCTTCATTTACAGTAGCCGGGTATTGGAAAGGACGGCCGACATATTTTCAGTAAATTCTTTTGCTGAAATTGTTTCTTTTGCAAAAAAGTTTATTACGTTTGTCAGAAATGGATAATTCATAACCGCATCAAATTGGTCTCCTCTGAGCCAGGCAATCGCATCAAGCCAAACCTCTCCCAAAATATATAAGTCGGGCTTGATCTTCTTTACTTCCCTTCTGAAATCGCGCCAAAATTGATGGTCAATTTCGTTCGCCACATCAAGCCTCCAGCCATCAATATCAAATTCCCTGACCCAGTATCTCCCTACTTCCAGAAGATACTCTTTTACTTCGGGATTTTGCGTATTTAATTTTGGCATTGACTCGACAAACGCAAAGGTTGAATAATTTGGCCGTTCTCCGCCTTTAAGAGGAAATTCGTTTAAATGGAACCAATGGCGGTAGCGTGAATTTTCTCCGTTTTTTAATACGTCCTGAAAAGGTTCAAAAAAATATCCGCTATGATTAAATACAGCATCGAGCATAACTTTTATTCCGTTTTCATGGCATTTTTCCACAAGCTGCTTAAATACTTCCTTGCTTCCGAACTGCGGGTCCATCTCAAAGTAATCGATTGTATCGTACTTATGATTGGAGTATGCTTTAAAAATCGGCGTAAAATAGATGCCGGTGATCCCTAAATCCTTCAAGTAATCAAGGCGGTTGATGATTCCTTGAAAATCACCGCCAAAAAAGTTATCAGGCGAAGGGGCTGTTGATCCCCATTCTAATGTATTTGGCGGATTTATCGATTCATCTCCATTTGCAAATCTTTCCGGAAAAATCTGATACCAGACTGTATCCTTAACCCAACTAGGTGCACGGAATACTTCGCTGGCGTGTAAATATGGGAAACAAAAATAATAAGCGGGATCTTGAGGCGGCTCTTGAAAAAATCCTTTTTCAGTATAAGTTGTTTGCTCGTTCCCGCTATGCAAAATAAAACCGTATCTCAGCCGTTTATAAGGCGGTTTTACTTCAATCTGCCAGTAGTCATATAAAGAATCAGAGCCTATTTTATGTAATTCTTGCTTAAAATTGACCCAGCTGCCGTCATTCCATTCATATTGATCTCCGTAAATAAGTTCAGCTTTTGAAATGTTATTCTTTTTCGTTTTTAATCGTATATGAAGTGATTCTTCACGAAAAGGATAGGCAAAATTATCAGTCGGCCGATGAAATACGGAAGAATACTCAATCATGAATAACACCTCAACAAAAAATTTAAATAAAGCATTTATTCCATAAAAAGGAAGTTATTAAAATGAAATTGAAGTATAACGAATATACGACCGTTTTCGCATGAGACCAAAATGATTCAAATTTCCATACTGTTCCTCTCATTCCAAAAATACTTTGTCTCCGGTTTGACGGCAGGGGGAACTAAAGGCTAATCTAAGAGCGTAAGGACACTCAAGGAGGAGCAGGAGATGAAAAAATTTTTTCTTACTATCATCTTAATCCCGTTTCTTCTTTCTTATACTGCCCCAATAGAGGCAGCGGAAAAAGAAGAACGGAAATGGCAAGATGAAACAATTTATTTTCTAATGGTTGACCGTTTTAATGATGCGGATCCATCTAATAATTTTGAAGTTGATGTTAGCAATCCAGAAGCATATCAAGGGGGAGATTTTCAAGGGATTATTGACAAGCTTGATTATATAAAAGATATGG from Bacillus methanolicus includes these protein-coding regions:
- the asnB gene encoding asparagine synthase (glutamine-hydrolyzing); amino-acid sequence: MCGITGWVDFEKNIQKEKSVIEKMAETLSKRGPDETNVWIGLHAGFGHKRLVVVDPAGGKQPMVKEKNGQKFIICYNGELYNTEDIRKELLIKGYSFHGHSDTEVLLTAYMEWEEKCVDHLNGIFAFAVWDERREQLFIGRDRFGVKPLFFVEHQKGLLFGSEIKSLLAHPHIKPELDREGLAEIFGLGPSRSPGHGVFKGIKELRPAHALIFSRNGLKTYRYWNVKSEFHTDSLEETVEKVRYFVTDAVKRQLFSDVPLCTFLSGGVDSSAITAIAANEFKNDGKGRLHTYSIEYEGNDQYFKANEFQPNSDEPWIQKMSESFETIHHRCVISHEQLADLLIEAVYVRDLPGMADIDSSLLWFCREIKKDFVVSLSGECADEIFGGYPWFHRTADLNRSGFPWMRSTEARECLLKEHWRNKLNIRDYTLAKYQETVLETPRLEGEGTEDAKRRELFYINKIWFMTTLLDRKDRMSMGASLEVRVPFADHRLVEYVWNIPWEMKMYGNREKGILRKALEGILPEEVLYRKKSPYPKTHHPKYTKAVKELLEDSLKDKSSALYEFFDQKQLRNIIETEGVAFKVPWFGQLMTGPQLLAYLAQVHIWFKDYKINIVD